In the genome of Sphaeramia orbicularis chromosome 13, fSphaOr1.1, whole genome shotgun sequence, one region contains:
- the LOC115431260 gene encoding dentin matrix acidic phosphoprotein 1 isoform X3, with amino-acid sequence MAATEACAAPVVQEDGKTPENKASESEQSANNANSETVNSEVMDKDGTAVNSEVVDNKETVNNDTAAAEEGEGGAASGEAAPPPQSSENAATAEPKTSFLDSFLNKSGLGKVMGGRKKKGGGEEGAADGGEKEGEKGGEEAPGAEGGGAEGGAEGDAAIEKAPENGEKEEEKKGKAAEAKNTVRDLIRKPVARIFSHRSTDKKDGTGAEPQKQVKVRSKSLDRLEDPEALNTTADSTVAEGGAEGGAEGGAEGEQKASSSSAATKHMKRWHSFKKLMAQKAHKRSSGGGEDGKEEEGEGGGGDSSTLDSKESGQKRWKLKRSWTFQGLKRDPSMVGISGKTKSSEKESADTSKPEEVEGGGAEGGEEAKEGGAEEAKTETGEEKEKTEGAEDEKTAAGGGTVTQHANEIWTSFKKRVIPKSKRANTECAPSGEEDATAGEEGTADEGKDGKSAKAKRSHFGRAVSLKNFILRKGKSTSVDMGEGAKEEEEPAEGEGAGDAAEEGAADGETATTTGETNDKGTEEKTPASEEGGEEAEKKTEKTPADAPVTNGENGCTNGTVEENTTHNHKEEEKTTGSSPVKKSKEGGGAKEEANAKIINTTATVNSDKKAENV; translated from the exons ATGGCGGCGACAGAGGCCTGTGCAGCGCCGGTGGTCCAGGAAGATGGGAAAACCCCCGAGAACAAGGCGTCGGAATCAGAGCAGTCGGCCAATAACGCCAACTCAGAGACTGTCAATAGCGAGGTCATGGATAAAGACGGTACAGCCGTCAACAGCGAG GTTGTGGATAACAAAGAGACTGTCAATAACGACACAGCGGCGGcagaggaaggagagggaggagcagCGAGTGGGGAGGCGGCGCCGCCTCCTCAGAGCTCTGAAAACGCCGCCACTGCTGAGCCCAAGACCTCGTTTCTGGACTCCTTCCTCAACAAAAGTGGCCTGGGGAAGGTGATGGGAGGGAGgaagaagaaaggaggaggagaggagggagcaGCAGacggaggagagaaggagggcgaaaaaggaggagaggaggctcCTGGagctgaaggaggaggagcagaaggaggCGCAGAAGGAGATGCAGCCATTGAGAAAGCCCCTGAGAatggagagaaggaggaggagaagaagggcaAAGCGGCGGAGGCCAAGAACACCGTCAGGGACCTGATCCGGAAACCGGTGGCCAGGATCTTCTCCCATCGCAGCACCGACAAGAAGGACGGTACCGGCGCAGAACCCCAGAAACAGGTCAAGGTCCGGTCCAAGTCCCTGGACCGGTTGGAAGATCCCGAAGCACTTAACACCACCGCAGACTCCACTGTAGCAGAGGGAGGAGCAGAGGGAGGTGCAGAAGGAGGTGCAGAAGGTGAACAGAAGGCCTCGTCCTCCTCAGCAGCTACCAAACACATGAAGCGCTGGCACTCCTTCAAGAAGCTCATGGCTCAAAAGGCCCACAAGAGGAGcagtggaggaggagaggatgggaaggaggaggagggagaaggaggaggaggagactcgTCCACATTAGACTCCAAGGAGTCGGGGCAGAAGAGGTGGAAGCTGAAACGTTCCTGGACTTTCCAGGGCCTGAAGAGGGACCCGTCCATGGTCGGCATCAGCGGCAAGACTAAGAGCTCCGAAAAGGAGTCAGCGGACACCTCCAAACcggaggaggtggagggaggaGGAGCCGAGGGCGGGGAAGAGGCGAAGGAGGGCGGAGCAGAAGAGGCCAAGACGGAGACCggggaggaaaaggagaagactGAGGGAGCGGAGGATGAAAAGACAGCGGCGGGAGGTGGGACGGTGACGCAACACGCCAATGAGATCTGGACCTCCTTCAAGAAACGCGTCATCCCCAAGTCCAAACGCGCCAACACAGAGTGTGCCCCCAGTGGTGAGGAGGACGCAACTGCAG GTGAGGAGGGAACAGCTGACGAAGGCAAGGATGGGAAATCCGCCAAGGCCAAGCGCTCACATTTTGGTCGGGCAGTTTCCCTGAAAAACTTCATCCTGCGAAAGGGCAAGTCCACCAGCGTGGACATGGGCGAGGGcgccaaggaggaggaggagccagcgGAGGGCGAAGGAGCCGGAGATGCTGCAGAGGAAGGCGCCGCCGACGGCGAAACCGCCACGACGACTGGTGAGACCAACGATAAAGGCACCGAGGAGAAGACTCCCGCATCGGAGGAGGGCGGAGAGGAGGCGGAGAAGAAGACGGAGAAGACGCCGGCCGACGCCCCGGTGACCAACGGCGAGAACGGCTGCACCAATGGCACAGTGGAGGAGAACACCACACACAATcacaaggaggaggagaagacgaCGGGGAGCAGCCCTGTGAAGAAGAGCAAGGAGGGGGGAGGAGCCAAAGAGGAGGCCAACGCTAAGATCATCAACACCACGGCAACAGTGAACAGCG ACAAAAAGGCGGAAAACGTGTGA
- the LOC115431260 gene encoding dentin matrix acidic phosphoprotein 1 isoform X2: MAATEACAAPVVQEDGKTPENKASESEQSANNANSETVNSEVVDKDGTAVNSEVVDNKETVNNDTAAAEEGEGGAASGEAAPPPQSSENAATAEPKTSFLDSFLNKSGLGKVMGGRKKKGGGEEGAADGGEKEGEKGGEEAPGAEGGGAEGGAEGDAAIEKAPENGEKEEEKKGKAAEAKNTVRDLIRKPVARIFSHRSTDKKDGTGAEPQKQVKVRSKSLDRLEDPEALNTTADSTVAEGGAEGGAEGGAEGEQKASSSSAATKHMKRWHSFKKLMAQKAHKRSSGGGEDGKEEEGEGGGGDSSTLDSKESGQKRWKLKRSWTFQGLKRDPSMVGISGKTKSSEKESADTSKPEEVEGGGAEGGEEAKEGGAEEAKTETGEEKEKTEGAEDEKTAAGGGTVTQHANEIWTSFKKRVIPKSKRANTECAPSGEEDATAGEEGTADEGKDGKSAKAKRSHFGRAVSLKNFILRKGKSTSVDMGEGAKEEEEPAEGEGAGDAAEEGAADGETATTTGETNDKGTEEKTPASEEGGEEAEKKTEKTPADAPVTNGENGCTNGTVEENTTHNHKEEEKTTGSSPVKKSKEGGGAKEEANAKIINTTATVNSDKKAENV, translated from the exons ATGGCGGCGACAGAGGCCTGTGCAGCGCCGGTGGTCCAGGAAGATGGGAAAACCCCCGAGAACAAGGCGTCGGAATCAGAGCAGTCGGCCAATAACGCCAACTCAGAGACTGTCAATAGCGAG GTCGTGGATAAAGACGGTACGGCCGTTAACAGCGAGGTTGTGGATAACAAAGAGACTGTCAATAACGACACAGCGGCGGcagaggaaggagagggaggagcagCGAGTGGGGAGGCGGCGCCGCCTCCTCAGAGCTCTGAAAACGCCGCCACTGCTGAGCCCAAGACCTCGTTTCTGGACTCCTTCCTCAACAAAAGTGGCCTGGGGAAGGTGATGGGAGGGAGgaagaagaaaggaggaggagaggagggagcaGCAGacggaggagagaaggagggcgaaaaaggaggagaggaggctcCTGGagctgaaggaggaggagcagaaggaggCGCAGAAGGAGATGCAGCCATTGAGAAAGCCCCTGAGAatggagagaaggaggaggagaagaagggcaAAGCGGCGGAGGCCAAGAACACCGTCAGGGACCTGATCCGGAAACCGGTGGCCAGGATCTTCTCCCATCGCAGCACCGACAAGAAGGACGGTACCGGCGCAGAACCCCAGAAACAGGTCAAGGTCCGGTCCAAGTCCCTGGACCGGTTGGAAGATCCCGAAGCACTTAACACCACCGCAGACTCCACTGTAGCAGAGGGAGGAGCAGAGGGAGGTGCAGAAGGAGGTGCAGAAGGTGAACAGAAGGCCTCGTCCTCCTCAGCAGCTACCAAACACATGAAGCGCTGGCACTCCTTCAAGAAGCTCATGGCTCAAAAGGCCCACAAGAGGAGcagtggaggaggagaggatgggaaggaggaggagggagaaggaggaggaggagactcgTCCACATTAGACTCCAAGGAGTCGGGGCAGAAGAGGTGGAAGCTGAAACGTTCCTGGACTTTCCAGGGCCTGAAGAGGGACCCGTCCATGGTCGGCATCAGCGGCAAGACTAAGAGCTCCGAAAAGGAGTCAGCGGACACCTCCAAACcggaggaggtggagggaggaGGAGCCGAGGGCGGGGAAGAGGCGAAGGAGGGCGGAGCAGAAGAGGCCAAGACGGAGACCggggaggaaaaggagaagactGAGGGAGCGGAGGATGAAAAGACAGCGGCGGGAGGTGGGACGGTGACGCAACACGCCAATGAGATCTGGACCTCCTTCAAGAAACGCGTCATCCCCAAGTCCAAACGCGCCAACACAGAGTGTGCCCCCAGTGGTGAGGAGGACGCAACTGCAG GTGAGGAGGGAACAGCTGACGAAGGCAAGGATGGGAAATCCGCCAAGGCCAAGCGCTCACATTTTGGTCGGGCAGTTTCCCTGAAAAACTTCATCCTGCGAAAGGGCAAGTCCACCAGCGTGGACATGGGCGAGGGcgccaaggaggaggaggagccagcgGAGGGCGAAGGAGCCGGAGATGCTGCAGAGGAAGGCGCCGCCGACGGCGAAACCGCCACGACGACTGGTGAGACCAACGATAAAGGCACCGAGGAGAAGACTCCCGCATCGGAGGAGGGCGGAGAGGAGGCGGAGAAGAAGACGGAGAAGACGCCGGCCGACGCCCCGGTGACCAACGGCGAGAACGGCTGCACCAATGGCACAGTGGAGGAGAACACCACACACAATcacaaggaggaggagaagacgaCGGGGAGCAGCCCTGTGAAGAAGAGCAAGGAGGGGGGAGGAGCCAAAGAGGAGGCCAACGCTAAGATCATCAACACCACGGCAACAGTGAACAGCG ACAAAAAGGCGGAAAACGTGTGA
- the LOC115431260 gene encoding dentin matrix acidic phosphoprotein 1 isoform X1, which produces MAATEACAAPVVQEDGKTPENKASESEQSANNANSETVNSEVMDKDGTAVNSEVVDKDGTAVNSEVVDNKETVNNDTAAAEEGEGGAASGEAAPPPQSSENAATAEPKTSFLDSFLNKSGLGKVMGGRKKKGGGEEGAADGGEKEGEKGGEEAPGAEGGGAEGGAEGDAAIEKAPENGEKEEEKKGKAAEAKNTVRDLIRKPVARIFSHRSTDKKDGTGAEPQKQVKVRSKSLDRLEDPEALNTTADSTVAEGGAEGGAEGGAEGEQKASSSSAATKHMKRWHSFKKLMAQKAHKRSSGGGEDGKEEEGEGGGGDSSTLDSKESGQKRWKLKRSWTFQGLKRDPSMVGISGKTKSSEKESADTSKPEEVEGGGAEGGEEAKEGGAEEAKTETGEEKEKTEGAEDEKTAAGGGTVTQHANEIWTSFKKRVIPKSKRANTECAPSGEEDATAGEEGTADEGKDGKSAKAKRSHFGRAVSLKNFILRKGKSTSVDMGEGAKEEEEPAEGEGAGDAAEEGAADGETATTTGETNDKGTEEKTPASEEGGEEAEKKTEKTPADAPVTNGENGCTNGTVEENTTHNHKEEEKTTGSSPVKKSKEGGGAKEEANAKIINTTATVNSDKKAENV; this is translated from the exons ATGGCGGCGACAGAGGCCTGTGCAGCGCCGGTGGTCCAGGAAGATGGGAAAACCCCCGAGAACAAGGCGTCGGAATCAGAGCAGTCGGCCAATAACGCCAACTCAGAGACTGTCAATAGCGAGGTCATGGATAAAGACGGTACAGCCGTCAACAGCGAGGTCGTGGATAAAGACGGTACGGCCGTTAACAGCGAGGTTGTGGATAACAAAGAGACTGTCAATAACGACACAGCGGCGGcagaggaaggagagggaggagcagCGAGTGGGGAGGCGGCGCCGCCTCCTCAGAGCTCTGAAAACGCCGCCACTGCTGAGCCCAAGACCTCGTTTCTGGACTCCTTCCTCAACAAAAGTGGCCTGGGGAAGGTGATGGGAGGGAGgaagaagaaaggaggaggagaggagggagcaGCAGacggaggagagaaggagggcgaaaaaggaggagaggaggctcCTGGagctgaaggaggaggagcagaaggaggCGCAGAAGGAGATGCAGCCATTGAGAAAGCCCCTGAGAatggagagaaggaggaggagaagaagggcaAAGCGGCGGAGGCCAAGAACACCGTCAGGGACCTGATCCGGAAACCGGTGGCCAGGATCTTCTCCCATCGCAGCACCGACAAGAAGGACGGTACCGGCGCAGAACCCCAGAAACAGGTCAAGGTCCGGTCCAAGTCCCTGGACCGGTTGGAAGATCCCGAAGCACTTAACACCACCGCAGACTCCACTGTAGCAGAGGGAGGAGCAGAGGGAGGTGCAGAAGGAGGTGCAGAAGGTGAACAGAAGGCCTCGTCCTCCTCAGCAGCTACCAAACACATGAAGCGCTGGCACTCCTTCAAGAAGCTCATGGCTCAAAAGGCCCACAAGAGGAGcagtggaggaggagaggatgggaaggaggaggagggagaaggaggaggaggagactcgTCCACATTAGACTCCAAGGAGTCGGGGCAGAAGAGGTGGAAGCTGAAACGTTCCTGGACTTTCCAGGGCCTGAAGAGGGACCCGTCCATGGTCGGCATCAGCGGCAAGACTAAGAGCTCCGAAAAGGAGTCAGCGGACACCTCCAAACcggaggaggtggagggaggaGGAGCCGAGGGCGGGGAAGAGGCGAAGGAGGGCGGAGCAGAAGAGGCCAAGACGGAGACCggggaggaaaaggagaagactGAGGGAGCGGAGGATGAAAAGACAGCGGCGGGAGGTGGGACGGTGACGCAACACGCCAATGAGATCTGGACCTCCTTCAAGAAACGCGTCATCCCCAAGTCCAAACGCGCCAACACAGAGTGTGCCCCCAGTGGTGAGGAGGACGCAACTGCAG GTGAGGAGGGAACAGCTGACGAAGGCAAGGATGGGAAATCCGCCAAGGCCAAGCGCTCACATTTTGGTCGGGCAGTTTCCCTGAAAAACTTCATCCTGCGAAAGGGCAAGTCCACCAGCGTGGACATGGGCGAGGGcgccaaggaggaggaggagccagcgGAGGGCGAAGGAGCCGGAGATGCTGCAGAGGAAGGCGCCGCCGACGGCGAAACCGCCACGACGACTGGTGAGACCAACGATAAAGGCACCGAGGAGAAGACTCCCGCATCGGAGGAGGGCGGAGAGGAGGCGGAGAAGAAGACGGAGAAGACGCCGGCCGACGCCCCGGTGACCAACGGCGAGAACGGCTGCACCAATGGCACAGTGGAGGAGAACACCACACACAATcacaaggaggaggagaagacgaCGGGGAGCAGCCCTGTGAAGAAGAGCAAGGAGGGGGGAGGAGCCAAAGAGGAGGCCAACGCTAAGATCATCAACACCACGGCAACAGTGAACAGCG ACAAAAAGGCGGAAAACGTGTGA